Within Rhododendron vialii isolate Sample 1 chromosome 12a, ASM3025357v1, the genomic segment TACCCTATGAAAATACGTGTaattttcggataaaaaataaagtatgtACTTTCATTtctagtttttgaattttttctcagCAATTTAAAGAATTGTGAGAAAAACTCGAAAAATCATATACaagaatactttttttttattcaaaattgtTTCGTAGGCGAATATCATTtcgggacggaaggagtatgaatcaatctaatttttgtcaataaagacaaaaataataaataaaaactgtCTGTTTTAGATTAATATTTTCagtagtgaatttttttaagattttgattataatttttatttcttctatgaaccttttgttttccttgtgtATGCATGTGTAGTAGCTTATgtacttatttgtttttttttgtctctgaAGTTTACTTATATTATTTATATAGATTCGGACAAGAATTAAGTAAACTAACAAGCAATGACTACAAAACAAGCCGTAAACGCCTGGATTGTTAATTTGTTCATATTTCTATGAGAAAGATCATGAATAAAGCAATTAAGTATTGATTCCAAAACTAAGTAACAAAAGGTACATAAAATAATAGAATAAGATCCGTATTAATATTGAGTGTGACGATTCAttgtacacacacacatttgAATCTAGACCATATTACGGCGCTAATGCCACGAGGGTATTTGTTAATGGCACAACTGTGTATTTAGTCTGACAGTTTTACCCTCAACTAGTCAACTGTTTCTTGACTCTTCCACTAACCCATTTTCTCTCACATCAATACAACCATTTCTGCCATTCCCTCTCCGCTCTCCGAACTCCTCTGCTCTacttccctctccctctcaatTGTTTCCTCATATTTCTCGTCTTTAATCCCAGTTCTCTTTATTTTGTGGATTGTTATCCCGaggaaaccaaaaataaaaaataacatctGAGGAAACAAATTCGGGATGCAGAAATTGTGAGTTCACAAATCAGAAATTTCTTTCGAATCCCTAATAAGAACCGACCCTATTCTTGCAACTTGCCCCATGTGCACAAGACCATATTATTGCCAACCACTTTTCACCGATGACGTCGTCACTGCCGCAACGCCGTTGGCTCCTAAATCGAGCATCACTcagtttcttcctctttttatCTAGACATATTACTCAAGGCATAACATTAAACTTTGTATCAAGCATGAAGAGGAAAAAAGATAAATTGAAAAGAGGGATGGATGGGGCGCCGTGGTTGATTTCTAGTGAGAAAGAGAAGGCAAACTGGGTTTCATGGTGTTGACAATTACAAAGGGTTGAAAGAAGTCAGGAAGGAGAGTTGAGGAATTGGAGTGGTGCGGAGAGCTAGAAGAGGAATTGGAGTGGTGTGCCTTTGAAGGATAAGGGAAAAGGAAGGGTGAGTTGCTAAAACAATTGTGTGAAGAGAGGAGAGGCATTGATTTCTCCGTCAGTTTGTTTGCAAAGGAGTATAATGGTTAATTACTCCACACAATTTGTCGTGTGCCTAACAAATACCCTCGCGGCATTAGCGCCACCCCACTTACTTATATtatttcatgtttgttttgtatTGGTAATTAACTTTTAGCCATCTGCAGCCGCTAGAATCATATTTGTACTTGCAAAATGATATATAGTGTTATTTCTCGATCCCCTTGATGAACCTTTGCTAGTTACACTCTTTGAGTCTCCGCTTTGAAGTTTGAGGTAACAAAGAGAAACCAGCGTTCGAATTAAGTAATATGAATGGAGAATATATTAACTGGATTGGACAGAGTTAATTATACAAAGATATATAATGTGATTTGTGGTGATGGGAAGCGATTGAATTTGCAGTAGTTAATGCTTGGTGTTGTAATAGGTGTAGATAAGTTTGTTATTTTTAAGAGCCAAGGAGTAGCAGTCtttatatgcatgcatgcatggctttgattttcttttcatcaaGCGCAGAAAAGTCCGTCCGGACGATCAACGCAACTGATGGACTCTATTGAAGACGTTTTTCAGGATTTTTGTATATACATTTGGTTTTGGATAAGTATTAATTGGAGAGAGCTAAGCAAGAGGCCAGTCTATAACTCCTTGGAGCATTCGTTTGTTGATTAGTGAAACTGTGAAACCCTAAATCCTGTGATTGTTGACTGCTCGTGGAGTATGTTTACAACCTCAAGTAAAACTAATCATATATATAAATTTGTGTCTCCCTCTTGTGTGTTTGATATTCTCTCCATATTTTAATACATGGTTTGATTCAGTTTCTTGTCAGCAACACATAAATCGCTTCTATTTTGGAATTTGATTGCCACTTCGGCACAACATTAGGTGCTTCAtatattcttttcaaataaaaaattacatcaAATCAAGGATCACTAAattaagaaataataaaaaggtaatGGAGATGTTTGTTATTCGGGTTTGGCatcagtagagagagagagagagagagaggtacgaggttcagtgtgtgtgtgtgtgtgtgtgtgtgtgacggAGGACTTGCATTTTAATACTAGTAGTGAAAGTGAGGCAGTAATGGCTAGAATGGCTAGATTGCTTGGAAAGATTCATCTTATGGGGCCACAAAAATACGAAAAGAGATTTTGCAtttctaaatttaaaaaaaaaaaaaaaaaactataatcATTTCATGAGACCACAGGCGGAAGGAGTTCGTAACTAGGAAACCCATGCTATATATATTTTGCAGATAAATCTCATTTAAAAGTTGAAATTCTTATTTGGTCCTCTAATTTTTTAGTACCCTTGTATgtcatgctctctctctctctctctctctctctctctctctctccccgattACGTTATTCCAAAATCCTAACTTGATTTCCGACGTGAAATCCAAATATTGATCGTGTTGAATCTTGATAAATCTAGCAGCTCGAATGCAAACCCTTCCCAATCGTCGTTTGGCACAACGACCTCCGAGCTCCGTTCTTGATTGCTCCTCCATGACAAAAAgcgtaagcccattatttttggACATTTTTCTAACTCTCTTATTTCTATTTAAAAggtgggggggtggggggtagAGGAGGAGTTTGGACCTGAAAAGGATTAGGAAGGGATTGTGGGCCTATGTTACATAAACATGATaaatttggtgaaaatttcGGTGAAGTTTTTATTGAATCATGGGAAGTCAATAAATTTAAACATATTCTCCATACATGGTAAATTTTAATTCCTATTATGTCTCAGTTTGTAATTTGAGTTCATGTCTCATTATTACTTACAAATCTTTCTGAGTCTTTAAAATCTTTTCCCAATCAATCTTAAAAACCAACGTGAAACGATTTGACAAATTGATAGGTTCAATTAAAGGATAAAATGCACAGATGTGAAGGATAAATTTGGTAATTACcgagagaaaggaaaaattagGTAAATTCTAAAATCATAGATGCAACCTTAAATCAACTTTAATTCAATTATTGGATCAAAAGTCTTTAATCCACATTAATGTAGGCTAGTATTTATCTACAAGTCTTTAATCTAGGACCCTAATTCAATTCATCCACAATATTATTCTAAATTATATTAGAGAATGCatttctaaattttaaaaaagcagaacagaacaaagaaagagctaaATCTGTATACACCGAAGtgtctctttttttctttttcatttttgaacatATACACCACAGTGTCAAACCATAAAAACTTGTGTATGCTCCTTAAGTTGATCTGAACTAAACTTAtcgaaataaaaataaaacaaataggAAGGTACTCCAACTGTAAGAATTCGAAAAAACATTCTGTTATGGGCATCAAACTCCAGGGCAAAGGTAACAATGTTGTGAAGATATATCCCGGATCCGAGCAAAAATGTCGTGCCTGTAAAGTATCAGGTCCCATCATTTGCCAGGGATTTCAACTCGGAAAATTGTTCCGAGAATCTAGGACCGGAAGTTTATTCACTAAAAGCACTTCAGAGTCAGACAAATGCAGTCCAAACCATCTTACTAGAAATCTCTTCCCTGTAAACAAAAAGTATGCAAATtgcattaaaaaatatgaacacAAGTAAACTGCATAGGAGCATATTGAGCAATCAATATTGCCATTTCATTGTTAGTCAAAGCAGTGTTTACTCTTTTAGTTTGTGATTATATCGAAGTTTAATAAAACGAAAGTCTGCACAATAAAAACCCAAGCCATATGTTTGATGCGTTGGGTCCTTAAAAACCCAGGTGGTTTAAGGATGCATGCATATACATCTTGTTGCCAGTCAGTTATTTGGCCCACATATCTTATTTTCCAATCAATGAAGAGAACTGTCGAAAGTAACGCTCAAATACAAAAAGACTGAATCTTCAGATTTTGAACCGAATGAGAGAAATTTCCGCACACACTGACCAGAAATGAAATCAACCCACCGAAACTAAGCCTATGAAAAGATCAGAGGGAATCCAATGTTCTTACAGGGGGATATGTCGGCATGTAAAGGACTTGTCGCGGGTGACCAAGAATCATCTGCTGCCCAAACTGCAATAAGATTGTGCAAATACTTAAATCACGCACTGGACAATACCTGCTGATACTTGGGAAGATCCACAAAGCAATGGCATACCTGCGGTCCATGTGGATGAAAATAAGCCTGGGGTGATTGCATCGGTGCAACTGGCGGATTGAACATGACAGGCTGGTGTGCAAACGAGGGTCCAATCTACCATCACCATTTAAATATTCAATTAGCCACAAATCATAAACCAATAGAATTCACTGCAATCACAAACCAACTCTTCAAACATCATCACCCCACTGCTCGCTAGTTATGGAGTCATCTGTATGTTTCTATACATCAGAAAAACATATACAAATACATCTTCTTTCATGCATCCAAATATGTTCTTTTACCATTTCTACCACTTGTGGATGAAGCATTCTTATTACTTTTAATGATCCACAGAAGATACACTAACGTCCTTGTATTGTCAGTAAAAAGAATACAAAACATTGCTATTACGAAGCAAATCCATCACATCACGTGCTTGGAGGGTTCAAAAAAGTCTTGTCAAAGGGGGCACAAAGTTTCGATTAAGTGTCTGACATGATGAGAATTTGAACAAGGGACTGAGAAATTGTAAAGGGTGTCCGAAGAGTGGCAGTGTTCAATATGATCCATAATTAGGCTCAACATAAGTTCTCCTTGCCCGTCCACTATTTTCTTACCACTCTCCACACAAGCTAAATCACTCCACATCACAGACACATTTGCTAGTCAACGATGCATAAAAccaaaaagtggacaaatatATATAGGCTGTGCATCTCATGCTGTCACCGTAAGGGACTAAGGCATCAAGTCAACAGAACAGATAACATTAGTCAGGCCAAAATTACAAGAGGCCGCAACCCGGAATACAAACTTCTTAACAATATGCTAGCTATCAACCTGTACACTTGAGCTAAGGGAAACTGGGTAAGCTACACGTTATATTGAACTACTTACCCCCATTCCTACAGGCATGTTGTGCATATGAGGAACGGATGGAAAATAGAAAGAGCCATCAGACACCGGAGAAGCAGGCCTTAAAGGACTTTGAGATGGTACAAAACTCTTTGCATTCGGATTGAGTTTGAATTCCTGAACAAGAATTCACAGGAAGATTAATCAGCAAGGAATCAGTAGCCAATTGAACTAAATGGAAGGCTATGGTAAAAAGTTGATAGGACATGCATCTGTATTCACATCTGATTTGGAATAGTTGAGGCCAAGGGGGTATTTCATAAAGATAAGTCaacgatttaaaaaaaatcccgTCCTACCTTAGCATAGGGATTCAAGGTTGATTTTTCCGAAGACAAAGAAACCACTGATGAGCTTGGTGATAAGACAGGACCACTAGAAGCAGAGGCAACGCCTCCACAATCAGAAGTGGAGGATGTGGAACTACCAGGTCGTCCCCTAGATGTGGTAGACTGTTTTGCCCCTTGCGTTTTCACAGGTGCCGAATCCTCTGGCACCTCTTTATGAGAACTCTTATTTTCCTCGCTGGATGTTCCGATAGATGTAGGAGCATATGAGGTAGCATCGGGTGATAATTTCCCTACATTGTGGTCATCTTTCTTTGCCCTCAGAGATGACTGTGAATCTGCATAGATCAACACCTCCCCAGTCAAATAATTATTTTCAGGGACAGCATTCATAAAACAAAGAGTACGTGACATATGAGAAACTCATATTTTAGCAAATTCAACAAGTAGGACACTTCAACAATTCAACTTGGTGTCGGGCAGCTTGGCAGACACCAAGGATGAAAAAGTTCACTCACCCCCGTATTTTAACATCTGTGACTCCTCAGATAACTGCATTAGTAAGAGAGAAATTAGACTGTAATGAAGCCTCAtaagcaacaaaacaaaaggcaatTAAACTAGATAATCCACTTTTGCACAGGGATTATGTAATAGAGGTCAAAGCTTCACTTGCCATTTGCTTATCTACAAAGTCCTTAACGTAAGTACTTCCAGCATGCTGTCCACTGAATCGATGTTCCTGGATCCTAAAATCAATGACGATGAATTAAACCCAGCTGAAAAATAATAGAACTAATGGCATTTAgtcaacaaaaataacaaatagaACTGGTATATGGCATTTAGTCAACAAAAATAACAAGTAACCTGCTTTCACTATCCAACACGCAGGATTGAGGAAGAAATTCAGATGACGGCTGTCCAGAATAATCACTAGAACTAGGAGGCTGTAAGTCCCTTGCAGTGCTTGACAGAGAAGATTGTACTTCGTCCTGCATCCCAAAAAATGTGTAGTGAACATATGATCAAGATTTGTACAGCCATTATTCCGGGCCACATGCTTTTAGCAAATATTTTTACAGCCATTATTTCACTTGTACTTGTTTTATCAGTGTCCTAGTACCTATCAAAACCTTAGTTGGAGGATCAAGGTATTACTTCTCCAACCCTGGTTAATAGAGAGATAATTTATCTGTATATCTAACAACTTATCGCATGATACCACAAATCCCACAGCTAAGCATGACAGTAAGAACTGCTTAAAAAGAGATTAGAAAGTCAAGAGATTACCATAGATGCAGAGCCATATGACACTTGAGCTCCTTCATTATTTTTCCCACTGGCCAAGTCAGCAAAAGACCTGCAAACAACAGAACCAGGGGCACTGCCAAAGGTTTCATCGCATGATTTCAACCAAACATCTTCGTTTTCATCATATCCGCTGTCGTCAACCCCTCTAAGTACTGATGAGAACCTGGTTTCCTCATCAATATCTAAGCTACCATGAAGCTGAATGCCCCGTTCCTATCATAGAGAATACAAGAAATAGGTGATTAAGAATATTTCCGTTTTTAAAAGGCAGATGAGGAATACAAGAACTGATACATGACATAAATTGGGGAAGTCATCACCTCGGCTAAATGTAGATCTAGAGTATCCTCACCCTCAATTTCTCTAGCTAATCTAGAAGCTTCCCTTTCCAAGTCTCTCATCTGTGGACCTCTATCAAGTTTTGTTGTATAAAGTTCCTCATCGAAGGTGCTTTTTACTCCAAATAATGTTTCATTTACTTCAAACTGATCCCATCCTCTGCATAGGAGCATAAAATGTAATTGAATCAGACAAAGCATCACAAACAAAGAAGATTGACCTAGCAATTGCATTCTCCATTAAACATACGTGAAATCAAAATATTTCTGGAACAAAAATCCTATGTAACAATACAACATGAAGCCTCCTTGCACCAATATGGATTTGACTATCACAATCAGATAAAAGTTAACAGGCTTCAAGCAGAATAAATTTTCTAATGGCTACCCATCAAAAGAGATTTCTGATGAACTAATTTTGTCAAACGTCTAAGAAGTTTCGAATTATTGAGAGATTGAGTACTAAATGGATTTCAGACTCAACGGCATTCCACTGAAGCTATAAAAGATAATTAATGTACAAATAGCAATCTGGCAAATGTTCAGAATCCACTACAATAATGATGGATATGGAAAAGtagaaaaagacagaaaaaggTAATAACCTGTTCCAATGACCATCAAATATACTCTCCAATTCAGGACACTCTGGATCATCTTCATTAGGGACCCAACGCTCTAACGCCCTCTCCCCGTCTACATGACGAGACTGCGATATAGAGGAGTCTATCAGGATGTCCTGCTGTTTTACAAGTTGGAGATCATTTGTCACACCGTTCCTGGTTACAGAGACATCCTGGTCCAAGTGATTAACACAATGGAGTATTAGATATAGAGACTTCATACAACAAACCCACGATTAAGAAAAATTGCTGCAAATATCAGCATACATCCTTTACCAATCTCTAACAAGTAAAAGTCTTCATACAACCATTTGTCTCCAATTAgagctgtaaatgaactgagccgttcgTGAACTGTTTGAGGCTCGGTTCGgcaagagctcgttcgagttcgattcgtctactaaacgaactgaacctgaacctcaattctaggctcgttccgtaaatgagccgttCCGTCAATGAGCTGAACCaaagcctaacggtattcggctcagttaggctcgcgaacctataattaaatttaattaataattcaacaGGGGCCTAgttgtaaaattaaaaaattttaaggttgtatatacaattcaatacttatttttctcccagattctatacgatcaatgagagagtttgggttctcttgagtttaatgagccgagccgaaccaaACCTgcgtcttgacgagctcaattcgagcttagattggGCTCGGCTCAGTtcgtttgagtttaacgagccgaactcgagccaagacaTTTAGGTTCGAGTCGAACTCAAACCAGActagtaccttaacgaacccaaccgagccgaacccaagctttgaaaaattttaacgagccgaactcgagccaagttgttcaggctcgaatcaaACTCGAGTCAGActagtaccttaacgaacccgagccgaacttaacagggttcggctcgatttgGTTCGTTTATAGCCCTATCTCCAATACTCGGGAATAATTTTACCAAGTCAAATCCAGCACTGAAGCAAGGTACTTAATTTATGATGAGAAAATGCAACAAAACCTTAGCAGTAATTTGTACAAGTTCTTCAGCTGGTATAATCAAAGTCTTCGAAGGAGCCTTGCTGACAAAATTGGAAATAGACTTTTTCCCTCGGGAAGGACCGGATCTTATTTCACTGGCCATCTTCAAAATAATTCCTACGTGTGACAATCAAGTTAGTGTCGATAATTGAGAAGCAAGCGGCTATTGACTAGATACTAAACTGCATTGAATTGTTTGCCATCATCCTTGAACAAGTCTGAACTTTCAGGACATACCAAAGTCCTTTTCAGCATTTGTTGCATGAAATATTCCAGAGATTAAGGATCCATCTTTCACTTGGACTTCCACGTTATGACCAATAAGACATGTTGTCAAATATACTAGCCGCTCACGTGAAAGACTTCCATATCCTGATCCTTTATTACCAGCCTGTACACCTGCTCTAATAATGTTAGAATGGAGAATGATGTAAGATGAGGATATAACCAATTAAGCTCAAATAGTCTTACCAGCATTTGTTGGTCTGCGCAGGTTCGTTCTCCCAGATTGCAACTTATGTTCCAGCCTACTCCCACTTTCTCTTTCAGTCCTCCGACGGCCATATCCATTAGATGAAGATCTGGGTTGTGGAACTTGTTGCAGATTCATTCCAGAAATTGAGCTCAAGTCAACTGAAAATACCCTTGAGATCAGTTTAGTCAGTCTTAAACATAGGAGAAGTAAAATCTAACTAATCAGCCTTTCCGAAAGCATGAAAATTTAGTAGACGATCAGAGAATTCAATGAGAGTCTCTATTtgcatatcaaaaaaaaagaagagatccATATGAAATTCATATAATAAAAGACAGACGCTTATACACTTTATCACACGCTAAGGCGAGAGGAAGAGATTGACTCCTACAAATAGCGAGGAACTCGTAAAGTGATGACTCAGCCTTGAGTGGTGATCCATCATCGCTAGCTAACTGACTAATCGAACTAATCAGCCTTTCCGAAAGcatgaaaattaaaaaggaTCCTGTTCATCTGGAGTTGAAATCCAATAGTTAATCGGGAGTAATTGAGGAGAGATCAAGGAGGAGAACCTTAGAATTTAAACCAGGCTATAACATACTGCTTTTAGTAGAACCATATGAAGGAAACTATGGAAGAAACGAATTCATGAATCCAACCACAAATAAGCACACGAATTCACTTGTGCTTATTCTACTCAAGTTTGGTCTACTATTTTGTTTCGTAATGGGATTATCAATGGGTCACTAGTGTTGCAGAATGTGCTGAGCTGGGCTAAGCAATTTCACAAGGGGAATGCTATGGTGCATACGATTTTAAAATTGTCTTTGGCTGCTACAATCTATTGGCTTTGGAGGGAGCGTAATAGTAGAGTCTTTCATAACCAAAGCCAGGATTGTTCTTCTTTACAAGGTGTTATAATTGATGATGTTCATGCTTGTATCAGCTCCTGGAGAGGGGTCAAAGCTTCTCCCCAAAACCATGACATTGCTGCTAGCTGGAAAATTAGTAGGAAAATTTTTCTCCCCTAGTTGTTTTGGGATGTTTAGGATTTTGGGTTCTTTTAGCTTTCTTGTTTGTAGAAACTGTACTTGAACTTGGTCCTTTTGTTCttgattggtttgagctttatAACATTTGAATTgaccagaaaaaagaaaaaaaaaaacacacacacacacacaattaaaTGGGAAGGCATTTTAAGTTATTTACTCGAGTGCAAGATTGAAGGGATATAtaaagcaaacaaaaacaagatgaTGGAATTGTATTCAACAATTGGACATCAGACACCACACAAGTTTGAATTTAGGacataaaaaatgaatttgcccTGTTACATGAATCaacttttttctgttttcctttgtCCTTTAAAGAAGAACTAAATTACTGGTGCAAGCCCAAAAAGGAGCAATTTAAGCAAAATCAAGTAAATTATACAAATGAATCACATAAAGGTGTATTCCcgacaaaatacaaaaaaaggttcaaggagggaTGAATATAAGCAGGTCTTTCAGAACAAAGATTATTCATGAACAAGCATGCACGCACGTGCACACAGAGAGCAAATAAATACACCTAGCGGAGCACAATACAGCACTCCATACTTCTTCCTCCTCTCATACATCCTACACCTTTCCAACATATACAAAGCATAAATTTCTTACAAGGGTTCTAAATCGTGGTATGGAGACATGTATCGGTGTTGGTGATACGGCTTATGTATCAGCCAACCTTAGACATAATGCACAGTACGTAAATATCGGTTTCGGAGATTCACAATCCCATTATATATCGGCTGATAACATCCATAGCAACCGATATTTAGAACCATATTTCTTCAGCAatgcaaccaaaacaaacccaaGGGGCATTCACGTATGTCAACTAGCCCTCCAACAAAAAGGAGGTTAACAGACCTCTCAACCTTCTTACATATGCAACACCTATTGAGTACAACATGAAGCGTTCGACCAAAAGTTGCTATATAAGGATCGGGATAAGATGAGGACTGAGTTTACCATAAGAATATTTCCTAAAACCATTGTCTGCAGTAAGAATCTACACGGGAAGGAACCATAGCACCACATAGACCTATCCAAGGGTCGCGGACTCACGGCAATCTCCCAGCTTGGATCATTCTCAATCTCACTACATCCTCCACCCCTCTCAAACTAACTCCATCAAAGAACACAGCCTATCACTATATCATGGGCTCCAAATATCGAGAAACTATCCAAACCCCACTAGACCCTATAGAACAAGCATAATGAGTACTTGATGCATCCTCATCTCATTCCTCAAAATGGAAGCAATTATGCACCTCCATAGACTGAACTGTCAACAGTAAACTTCCAAAGACAATTGC encodes:
- the LOC131311210 gene encoding polyadenylate-binding protein-interacting protein 4-like isoform X4; the protein is MNLQQVPQPRSSSNGYGRRRTERESGSRLEHKLQSGRTNLRRPTNAGVQAGNKGSGYGSLSRERLVYLTTCLIGHNVEVQVKDGSLISGIFHATNAEKDFGIILKMASEIRSGPSRGKKSISNFVSKAPSKTLIIPAEELVQITAKDVSVTRNGVTNDLQLVKQQDILIDSSISQSRHVDGERALERWVPNEDDPECPELESIFDGHWNRGWDQFEVNETLFGVKSTFDEELYTTKLDRGPQMRDLEREASRLAREIEGEDTLDLHLAEERGIQLHGSLDIDEETRFSSVLRGVDDSGYDENEDVWLKSCDETFGSAPGSVVCRSFADLASGKNNEGAQVSYGSASMDEVQSSLSSTARDLQPPSSSDYSGQPSSEFLPQSCVLDSESRIQEHRFSGQHAGSTYVKDFVDKQMLSEESQMLKYGDSQSSLRAKKDDHNVGKLSPDATSYAPTSIGTSSEENKSSHKEVPEDSAPVKTQGAKQSTTSRGRPGSSTSSTSDCGGVASASSGPVLSPSSSVVSLSSEKSTLNPYAKEFKLNPNAKSFVPSQSPLRPASPVSDGSFYFPSVPHMHNMPVGMGIGPSFAHQPVMFNPPVAPMQSPQAYFHPHGPQFGQQMILGHPRQVLYMPTYPPVRTLDSL